One genomic window of Arthrobacter caoxuetaonis includes the following:
- a CDS encoding UvrD-helicase domain-containing protein, translated as MPETSSAHEELENERQYVAGLYHRLDELREEKSEQLAQVRRSHSAGSHQNRSERDAFATMYEDRLAQLNAVDDRLVFGRLDLDDGETRYIGRIGLSTADLQRLMVDWRAPEAGTFYQATAFERQGVRRRRHLMLKGRDVEGLEDDVLDYSMLEDGENLQGEGALLAALNSKRTGQMSDIVGTIQAEQDRIIRAPLPGTLVVQGGPGTGKTAVALHRAAYLLYTHRERLKSAGVLLVGPSNAFIRYIERVLPSLGETGVVMASLGQLMPGITASGEDTAAAAEVKGRLSMADVVARAVANRQRILAEPRRLNVDGTMITLTPKQVARARDRARATGKPHNEARVTFVKILLRELTDQMTEVLEESAGAGNSTDRAYLAEDVRSARDVRVALNLCWMPLTPEKLITELFSKPGHLEMAAPELTDAERALLMRSPSAPWTEADIPLLDEAAELLGDLDASAGRDSAALEEARKRDLANAERAIENTEGFLEDSGAHGILSAEDLANHNMATEQRLTAADRAAVDRTWAFGHVVVDEAQELSAMQWRLLMRRCPLKSFTVVGDIAQTSSAAGATSWQRALEPFVGERWTLEELTVNYRTPAQIAEAAVRMANAAGLVVSAPKAVREGQWAPFLDTVPEGTLVDRLMQTLPEDLEAIEGGLLAVITEEHRLTEVRRAVTAVYGNRVGTGAGGLSQDIVVISPREAKGLEFDGVVILEPSELLTAAAGKVGDLYVAMTRPTQRLRLIAEHGIPAGIDGTES; from the coding sequence ATGCCTGAAACGTCTTCGGCCCATGAGGAGCTCGAAAACGAGCGCCAATATGTGGCCGGCCTGTACCACCGCCTGGATGAACTGCGCGAGGAAAAAAGCGAGCAGCTGGCCCAGGTCCGCCGCAGCCACTCCGCCGGTTCGCACCAGAACCGGTCTGAACGCGATGCCTTCGCAACCATGTACGAGGACCGCCTCGCACAGTTGAATGCTGTCGATGACCGGCTGGTTTTCGGACGCCTGGACCTCGACGACGGCGAGACCCGCTACATCGGCAGGATCGGCCTCTCCACTGCCGATCTTCAGCGGCTGATGGTCGACTGGCGCGCCCCCGAAGCCGGCACCTTCTACCAGGCCACGGCCTTTGAACGACAAGGTGTGCGGCGCCGCCGGCACCTGATGCTCAAGGGGCGTGACGTCGAAGGCCTTGAAGACGACGTGCTGGATTACTCCATGCTGGAGGACGGCGAAAATCTCCAGGGCGAAGGCGCCCTCCTGGCGGCACTGAACTCCAAGCGCACGGGCCAGATGTCCGACATCGTCGGCACCATCCAGGCCGAGCAGGACCGGATCATCCGCGCTCCGCTGCCCGGCACGCTGGTCGTGCAGGGCGGCCCGGGCACCGGCAAGACAGCCGTCGCCCTGCACCGTGCTGCTTACCTGCTCTACACGCACCGCGAACGGCTGAAGTCTGCCGGCGTCCTGCTCGTCGGCCCGTCCAACGCCTTCATCCGGTACATCGAACGCGTACTGCCGTCCCTGGGCGAGACCGGCGTCGTCATGGCCAGCCTCGGACAGCTGATGCCCGGTATCACCGCCTCAGGCGAGGACACAGCAGCGGCAGCGGAGGTCAAAGGCAGGCTGTCGATGGCCGACGTCGTCGCCCGGGCCGTGGCGAACCGCCAGCGCATCCTGGCCGAACCGCGGCGCCTCAACGTTGACGGCACCATGATCACTCTCACGCCCAAGCAGGTGGCACGGGCCCGGGACCGGGCGCGCGCCACCGGCAAACCCCACAACGAAGCCCGCGTGACCTTCGTGAAGATCCTGCTGCGCGAGCTCACCGACCAGATGACCGAAGTCCTCGAAGAGTCGGCCGGAGCAGGCAACAGCACTGACCGGGCCTACCTGGCTGAAGATGTGCGCAGCGCCCGGGACGTGCGGGTTGCCCTGAACCTGTGCTGGATGCCGCTCACCCCGGAGAAGCTCATCACCGAGCTGTTCAGCAAGCCCGGGCACCTGGAAATGGCCGCTCCCGAGCTCACGGATGCCGAACGTGCGCTGCTGATGCGCAGCCCTTCCGCGCCCTGGACCGAAGCCGACATTCCCCTTCTCGACGAGGCGGCGGAACTGCTGGGTGACCTCGACGCCTCCGCCGGCCGCGACAGCGCCGCCCTGGAGGAGGCCCGGAAGCGGGACCTCGCCAACGCCGAGCGTGCCATCGAGAACACCGAGGGCTTCCTTGAAGACTCCGGTGCGCACGGCATCCTTTCCGCTGAAGACCTGGCGAACCACAACATGGCGACGGAACAGCGGCTCACCGCTGCTGACCGCGCCGCCGTCGACCGTACGTGGGCCTTCGGGCACGTCGTGGTGGACGAGGCGCAGGAACTCTCCGCGATGCAGTGGCGCCTGCTGATGCGCCGCTGCCCGCTGAAATCGTTCACCGTGGTCGGCGATATTGCCCAGACTTCCTCCGCGGCCGGGGCAACGTCCTGGCAGCGGGCCCTGGAACCGTTTGTGGGGGAGCGCTGGACCCTGGAGGAACTGACGGTCAACTACCGTACCCCGGCCCAGATCGCCGAAGCCGCGGTTCGGATGGCCAATGCGGCCGGCCTGGTGGTGTCGGCGCCCAAGGCCGTGCGTGAGGGCCAATGGGCGCCGTTCCTGGACACCGTGCCGGAGGGCACCCTGGTGGACAGGCTGATGCAGACACTCCCGGAGGACCTGGAAGCAATTGAGGGAGGCCTTCTGGCCGTCATCACGGAGGAACACCGGCTGACCGAGGTCCGCCGGGCTGTTACGGCCGTGTACGGGAACCGTGTCGGGACGGGCGCCGGGGGACTGTCGCAGGACATCGTCGTCATCTCGCCCCGCGAGGCAAAGGGACTCGAGTTCGACGGCGTCGTCATCCTTGAGCCGTCCGAACTGCTGACCGCAGCGGCCGGCAAGGTGGGGGATCTGTACGTTGCCATGACCAGGCCCACACAGAGGTTGCGTCTTATAGCGGAGCACGGCATCCCCGCGGGCATCGACGGCACCGAATCCTGA
- the tyrS gene encoding tyrosine--tRNA ligase, with the protein MPQNTETSEGLVAQQNDPTFANIWQELKWRGLIKLSTDETELEKLLSGDPVTYYCGFDPTAPSLHLGNLVQLLTMRRLQLAGHRPLALVGGSTGLVGDPRPTAERTMNTKETVAEWVGYLQGQVQRFLSFEGDNAARMVNNLDWTAPMSALDFLREIGKHFRVGTMIKKEIVASRLNSDEGISYAEFSYQVLQGMDYLQLFRDYDCVLQTGGSDQWGNLTSGTELVRKVEGAGVHALGTPLITNSDGTKFGKSEGNAIWLDPTMTSPYAMFQFWLNTADADVIDRLKVFTFRTREEISELERSVQEAPHKREAQRALAYDVTSLVHGTGATDKVIAASAALFGQGELESLDEATLTAATAELPRAEVGSGSLGIIDLLVATQLSKTNSDARRTITEGGAYVNNRKVTEIDAVIGTDQLLHGKYLLLRRGKRTLATVVVTD; encoded by the coding sequence GTGCCACAGAATACCGAGACCTCCGAGGGCCTAGTTGCCCAGCAGAACGATCCGACCTTTGCCAACATCTGGCAGGAACTGAAGTGGAGAGGGCTGATTAAGCTCTCCACCGATGAGACGGAACTGGAAAAACTCCTCAGCGGAGACCCGGTCACGTATTACTGCGGCTTCGATCCCACGGCGCCGAGCCTGCACCTGGGCAACCTGGTCCAGCTGCTGACTATGCGCCGCCTGCAGCTGGCCGGGCACCGTCCGCTTGCGCTCGTCGGCGGCTCCACCGGTTTGGTCGGAGATCCGCGCCCGACGGCGGAACGCACCATGAATACCAAGGAAACGGTCGCAGAATGGGTTGGCTACCTGCAGGGACAGGTCCAGCGCTTCCTCAGCTTTGAGGGCGACAACGCAGCCCGCATGGTGAACAACCTGGACTGGACCGCTCCGATGAGCGCCCTGGACTTCCTCCGGGAAATCGGCAAGCACTTCAGGGTCGGAACCATGATCAAGAAGGAAATCGTCGCCTCCCGCCTGAACTCCGATGAAGGCATCAGCTACGCCGAGTTCAGCTACCAGGTGCTGCAGGGCATGGACTACCTCCAGCTCTTCCGCGATTACGACTGTGTGCTGCAGACCGGCGGCTCCGACCAGTGGGGAAACCTCACGTCCGGCACCGAACTGGTGCGCAAGGTGGAGGGCGCCGGCGTCCACGCCCTGGGTACGCCGCTCATTACCAATTCGGACGGCACCAAGTTCGGCAAGAGCGAGGGCAACGCCATCTGGCTGGATCCCACCATGACCAGCCCTTACGCCATGTTCCAGTTCTGGCTGAACACCGCCGACGCCGATGTGATCGACCGCCTCAAGGTCTTCACCTTCCGCACCCGGGAGGAAATCTCAGAACTTGAGCGCTCCGTGCAGGAAGCACCGCACAAGCGCGAGGCGCAGCGGGCCCTTGCCTACGACGTGACCTCGCTGGTCCACGGCACCGGCGCGACCGACAAGGTGATTGCCGCTTCTGCTGCGCTCTTCGGGCAGGGCGAGCTGGAGTCCCTGGACGAAGCCACGCTCACCGCCGCCACAGCGGAACTGCCCCGTGCAGAAGTAGGATCCGGCAGCCTGGGGATCATCGACCTGCTGGTAGCCACGCAGCTTTCCAAGACAAACTCCGATGCGCGCCGCACCATTACCGAAGGCGGGGCGTACGTGAATAACCGCAAGGTCACCGAGATCGACGCCGTGATCGGCACCGATCAGCTGCTGCACGGCAAGTACCTGCTGCTGCGCCGCGGCAAGCGGACCCTGGCCACCGTGGTGGTCACGGACTAA